In a genomic window of Acidobacteriota bacterium:
- a CDS encoding DUF420 domain-containing protein — MAQSHFMLFSSSFIIASGVSLIAGYYFIRFRKDMILHRNFMISASVLAILFLITYVTRWTLYGVTPFEGSNALRVVYFSILVPHVILASLVVPSAAWLIHLALRRKDYVKHKRLARWVFPVWVFVAASGWIIYYMLHGRG, encoded by the coding sequence ATGGCCCAGTCTCACTTCATGCTGTTCTCATCCTCATTCATCATCGCCAGCGGCGTCAGCCTCATCGCCGGCTACTACTTCATCAGGTTCCGAAAAGACATGATTCTTCACCGGAACTTCATGATCTCCGCGAGCGTGCTGGCGATCCTGTTCCTCATCACATACGTGACGCGATGGACCCTCTATGGCGTCACACCCTTCGAGGGTTCGAATGCCCTCCGGGTGGTTTATTTTTCGATCCTCGTGCCCCATGTGATTCTCGCGAGCCTCGTCGTTCCGTCGGCCGCCTGGCTCATTCATCTCGCCCTCAGACGCAAGGATTACGTAAAACACAAGCGGCTAGCCCGATGGGTGTTTCCGGTATGGGTCTTCGTTGCGGCGAGCGGCTGGATCATCTATTACATGCTCCACGGCAGGGGATGA
- a CDS encoding serine hydrolase, whose amino-acid sequence MSQTAAVPDYGTNPAESGGAHSDLEENVLNFLEREREVGSFPGAVWAAGHASGIEAEGMVGHSVLKPARMRIGIDTIFDVASLTKPLITGTLILRAWADGLLDPGDRASKFLPELRNTEKETITVLDLLTHRGGFQAWYPLYTQGLGKTAYLDAIKRRPLRYRPGTRQIYTCLGFILLIQIAERVFEESIEDLTERLIFQPLGLRNSMFNPSPSLLHRIAATEWGNANERHMVKRRQLSFDDWRETMIWGEVNDGNAFYMGGIGGNAGLFSTAREVFEFGRAWIDGSERLLPSDITDRALRNYTIGLEENRGLAWQLHTPKPDHPTVRLSPRSFGHTGFTGTSIYVDPDRELIMVLLTNRLHPSCKPINTNYIRQKFHGFIINAWD is encoded by the coding sequence GTGTCACAGACTGCTGCGGTTCCCGACTACGGGACTAACCCCGCCGAATCGGGGGGCGCGCATTCAGATCTCGAGGAGAACGTTCTCAACTTCCTCGAGCGGGAGAGGGAAGTCGGCAGTTTTCCCGGAGCTGTCTGGGCCGCGGGGCATGCCAGCGGAATCGAGGCCGAAGGAATGGTCGGGCACAGTGTGCTCAAGCCCGCCAGGATGCGCATCGGGATCGACACGATTTTCGACGTCGCTTCGCTGACCAAGCCGCTCATCACGGGTACCCTGATCCTGAGAGCCTGGGCAGACGGGTTGCTCGATCCCGGCGATCGTGCGTCGAAGTTTCTCCCCGAGCTCAGGAACACCGAGAAGGAGACGATCACCGTGCTCGACCTTCTCACGCATCGGGGCGGTTTCCAGGCGTGGTACCCCCTCTACACTCAGGGTCTCGGTAAGACGGCCTACCTCGACGCCATCAAACGTCGTCCGCTTCGATATCGCCCCGGCACCAGGCAGATCTACACCTGCCTCGGTTTCATCCTGCTGATCCAGATCGCGGAACGGGTCTTCGAGGAATCGATCGAGGATCTCACCGAACGTCTGATCTTTCAGCCGCTGGGTTTGAGAAATTCGATGTTCAACCCCTCCCCCTCGCTCCTTCACCGGATCGCCGCGACCGAGTGGGGCAACGCTAACGAGCGCCACATGGTGAAGCGTCGCCAGCTCAGTTTCGATGACTGGCGCGAGACGATGATCTGGGGAGAGGTCAACGACGGCAACGCCTTTTACATGGGTGGAATCGGTGGCAACGCCGGCCTCTTCTCCACCGCTCGGGAAGTCTTCGAGTTCGGACGCGCCTGGATCGACGGCTCCGAGAGACTCCTCCCCTCCGACATCACCGACCGCGCCCTTCGCAACTACACCATCGGACTGGAAGAGAATCGCGGTCTCGCATGGCAGCTTCACACACCGAAACCCGACCACCCCACCGTAAGACTCTCACCTCGCTCGTTTGGTCACACCGGCTTTACCGGGACCTCGATTTACGTCGATCCCGATCGCGAGCTCATCATGGTGCTGCTCACCAACAGGCTTCATCCGTCCTGCAAGCCCATCAACACGAATTACATCCGGCAAAAGTTTCACGGGTTCATCATCAACGCCTGGGACTGA
- the ddpX gene encoding D-alanyl-D-alanine dipeptidase has product MESIELHDRIVEQKPDHELVDLRNVLSSARFEIRYATDNNFMKRRLYPSAEAWLRRPAAEALQRVEAELARQGLALKIYDAYRPYEVTRQMWEPYKDPDYVADPARGSRHNRGAAVDLTLVQMATGEPLDMGTDYDDFTPAASHSYRDLEDQVLRNRILLRSVMERHGFLPLASEWWHYDFSGWEDFALLDLSFDELRN; this is encoded by the coding sequence GTGGAGTCGATCGAGCTTCACGACAGGATCGTCGAACAGAAGCCCGACCACGAGCTCGTCGATCTTCGAAACGTTCTTTCATCCGCCCGTTTCGAGATTCGCTATGCGACGGACAACAACTTCATGAAGCGCCGCCTCTATCCTTCAGCCGAGGCGTGGCTCAGAAGGCCCGCCGCCGAGGCGCTTCAACGAGTGGAGGCCGAGCTCGCGCGACAGGGTCTTGCCCTGAAGATCTACGATGCCTATCGGCCGTACGAAGTGACCCGTCAGATGTGGGAGCCGTACAAGGATCCCGATTACGTGGCCGACCCCGCCCGCGGCTCCCGGCACAACCGCGGCGCCGCCGTCGACCTCACTCTGGTTCAGATGGCGACCGGCGAGCCTCTCGACATGGGCACCGATTACGATGACTTCACTCCCGCGGCGTCTCACTCGTATCGCGATCTCGAGGATCAGGTCCTTCGAAATCGGATTCTGCTCCGTTCGGTGATGGAGCGTCACGGCTTTCTTCCCCTCGCTTCGGAATGGTGGCACTACGACTTTTCCGGCTGGGAGGATTTCGCGCTGCTCGATCTTTCCTTTGACGAGCTGAGGAACTGA
- a CDS encoding GGDEF domain-containing protein — MQHTPRHLRTRVFTITAAGVLLLIGITATLTWRTRAVERRFSTMVMIDLETERALSDLARRTRIIETRVRVAGPESSFGTILADWKLLTEEVREALGDNEEFAIRARVDALDSSMQKVNQSWNGLDRGARQNVLETLRIELTRLADRATAQAEARSDSARAQLDELSRSASNTIWVALGLSWIVAIAAFAIARQLVEKVVRPVEDLAAAAHALASGRLDARAPVRGDAEIAHLGASFNHMARALEASHNALSERAHTDELTGLPNFRTFNQALAAEIDRAQRFEYGFGLLVLDVDHFKQYNDDFGHQAGNDALRLVSRVLLDTIRSIDVPARYGGEEFAVIVPRADSEGLARTAERIRRAIEQSPGILRRRPITVSVGGALYPDDGEQPEALFEKADERLYEAKKAGRNRSALPEHAPLVPHRRKGISRRRA, encoded by the coding sequence GTGCAACACACCCCTCGACATCTGAGAACCCGTGTATTCACGATCACGGCCGCCGGAGTTCTCCTTCTGATCGGGATCACCGCAACGCTGACGTGGCGCACTCGCGCTGTCGAGCGTCGGTTCTCGACCATGGTGATGATCGATCTCGAGACGGAGCGCGCCCTGTCGGACCTGGCTCGTCGGACCCGAATCATCGAAACCCGGGTGCGAGTTGCCGGACCAGAGAGCTCGTTTGGGACGATCCTTGCCGATTGGAAACTTCTCACTGAGGAGGTCCGGGAAGCGCTCGGCGACAACGAAGAGTTTGCGATTCGCGCACGCGTCGATGCACTCGACTCTTCGATGCAGAAGGTCAACCAGAGCTGGAACGGTCTCGACCGAGGTGCCCGGCAGAACGTCCTCGAAACGCTCCGGATCGAATTGACCCGACTCGCCGACCGCGCTACAGCCCAAGCGGAGGCCCGCTCGGATTCCGCTCGCGCGCAGCTCGATGAGCTCTCCCGGAGCGCTTCGAACACGATCTGGGTCGCTCTCGGGCTCAGCTGGATCGTCGCGATCGCCGCATTTGCAATCGCCCGCCAGCTCGTTGAGAAAGTCGTCCGTCCCGTGGAGGACCTCGCCGCGGCGGCACATGCTCTCGCGTCCGGGCGACTCGACGCTCGCGCACCCGTGCGCGGCGACGCGGAGATCGCACACCTCGGAGCCAGCTTCAACCATATGGCCCGAGCACTCGAGGCCTCTCACAACGCTTTGAGCGAACGCGCCCACACCGACGAGCTCACCGGCCTTCCGAATTTCCGTACCTTCAATCAGGCCCTCGCCGCCGAGATCGATCGGGCCCAGCGCTTCGAATACGGATTCGGTCTGCTCGTCCTCGACGTCGACCATTTCAAACAGTACAACGACGACTTCGGTCATCAGGCAGGCAATGACGCGCTCCGACTCGTGAGCCGGGTCCTTCTCGATACGATTCGCTCGATCGACGTTCCGGCGCGGTATGGCGGCGAGGAGTTTGCCGTGATCGTGCCGCGAGCCGACTCCGAGGGACTGGCAAGAACCGCGGAGCGCATCCGACGCGCCATCGAACAGAGTCCGGGAATCCTCCGACGCCGTCCGATCACGGTCAGCGTCGGAGGAGCACTCTACCCTGATGACGGGGAACAGCCGGAAGCCTTATTCGAAAAGGCTGACGAACGACTCTACGAGGCCAAGAAAGCCGGTCGAAATCGCTCGGCGCTCCCCGAACACGCCCCGCTCGTTCCTCACAGGCGAAAGGGCATCTCCCGACGCCGCGCCTGA
- the msrB gene encoding peptide-methionine (R)-S-oxide reductase MsrB, whose translation MARNGWLLTIVVAILGCAQPVATQAEAEGTTRMTETTGTNRGVDESDAELRARLTPIQYQVTQKDDTEPPFRNEYWDNKEPGIYVDVVSGEPLFSSLDKYDSGTGWPSFTRPLEPSNVVEKKDYKLFLPRTEVRSAKADSHLGHVFKDGPLPTGLRYCMNSAALRFVPVDRLEAEGYGEYLELFEGSSEE comes from the coding sequence ATGGCGAGAAACGGATGGCTGTTGACGATCGTGGTGGCAATTCTGGGTTGTGCTCAGCCCGTAGCCACGCAGGCCGAGGCGGAGGGTACGACCAGGATGACCGAAACAACCGGCACGAACCGCGGTGTGGACGAGTCGGATGCAGAGCTTCGCGCGCGACTCACCCCGATCCAGTACCAGGTGACCCAGAAGGACGACACCGAACCGCCGTTCCGCAACGAGTACTGGGACAACAAGGAGCCTGGTATCTACGTCGACGTCGTTTCGGGAGAGCCTCTGTTCAGCTCACTCGACAAGTACGATTCCGGTACGGGATGGCCGAGTTTCACGCGTCCGCTCGAACCGTCGAACGTCGTCGAGAAGAAGGATTACAAGCTCTTTCTCCCTCGTACGGAGGTGAGATCCGCGAAAGCCGACTCTCATCTCGGCCACGTTTTCAAGGACGGCCCGTTGCCGACCGGACTCCGCTATTGCATGAACTCCGCAGCTCTCCGATTCGTCCCTGTCGATCGACTCGAAGCGGAGGGCTATGGGGAGTACCTCGAGCTCTTCGAGGGAAGCTCCGAAGAGTGA
- a CDS encoding DUF4097 family beta strand repeat protein, with translation MKSMIIAAAVLAASASVAHADCRYEAPRAISAVDTSGISAVRVITGAGSLEVTGRSGGPIEATGTACASNQDDLEDIRLVARKRGQTLEIEAEIPDQNRSWGRSARMDVRISLPDSIELEIEDGSGSIAIRNTGDTRIDDGSGSINVQGARSLWIDDGSGDIDIENVAGLVEIEDGSGDIDIRDVRNTVRILDDGSGGIDIERVTGSVIIDDDGSGGIYVTEVEGDLIVGDHGSGGLSFDRITGKVSVRD, from the coding sequence ATGAAAAGCATGATCATCGCCGCGGCGGTGCTCGCCGCATCCGCCAGTGTCGCACACGCCGACTGTCGGTACGAAGCGCCGCGGGCAATCAGTGCGGTCGACACTTCGGGAATCAGCGCAGTCCGAGTGATCACCGGAGCTGGTTCGCTCGAGGTGACGGGCCGTTCCGGAGGTCCGATCGAAGCAACGGGAACGGCCTGCGCCTCGAACCAGGATGATCTCGAGGACATCCGGCTCGTCGCGCGAAAACGCGGCCAGACTCTCGAGATCGAGGCCGAAATTCCCGATCAGAACAGGTCCTGGGGACGTAGTGCCAGGATGGATGTCCGGATCTCACTGCCTGACTCGATCGAGCTCGAGATCGAAGACGGCAGCGGATCGATCGCGATTCGCAACACGGGTGACACGCGCATCGACGACGGCTCCGGCTCGATCAACGTGCAGGGTGCACGGTCGCTCTGGATCGACGACGGCTCCGGCGACATCGACATCGAGAACGTCGCCGGTCTGGTCGAGATCGAGGACGGGTCCGGCGACATCGACATCCGCGACGTCCGAAACACCGTTCGCATACTCGATGACGGCTCCGGCGGTATCGACATCGAGCGCGTCACCGGGAGTGTCATCATCGACGACGACGGCTCCGGAGGAATCTATGTAACGGAGGTCGAAGGCGATCTGATCGTCGGTGATCACGGGAGCGGCGGCCTCTCATTCGACCGAATCACCGGAAAGGTCTCGGTACGGGACTGA
- a CDS encoding protein kinase: MGRVWLAEDATLGRKIAIKTLTDALQSSQAALQRFEREARSASALNHPNVITIYELSLSGDPVWIAMELVDGDSLRQVIAAEAPLSLRRTLQIVSQIADGLAAAHEKGIVHRDLKPENIMISKDGFVKVLDFGLAKPLPLPDSDDSTVSPGHSTHPGTIVGTVAYMSPEQARGGVADFRSDQFALGIILYEMLTGRRPFHRASAAETLTAIIREDPEPLASLAPDSPAPLRWVVDRCLQKDPRGRYASTRDLERDLQNLRTHLSDASNPDVSLPASNKGALPRSKVLAATAIVLVLVIAMGWFLTGETEPPILTPAPMSADSNTRYLSVLPFADTSDQSETALIAQGLSAMLRADLSRVSGLQVVSIDSTPSGATALSRARTVGATLALDGTLQQLDDQIRVSWSILSVPDGRVVSGDTVTGSSKDLFAIEDQISNRITRFLDVQGRPSAPDPVEIESPDHQLEYLKAVGYLQRYDNEASIDGAIRILETLSEDSAIVQAALGRAYLHKFQLTRDPAWADLAVRACERAATIDPQNPEVRVTLGEVRLLNGRLEEAADQFRRAVAQQPNLTSAHLGLAAAVRRLGNLEEAERHYRRALALEPGSWVVHNHFGAFNFGIGNLELAESEFTRVVELSPDNSRGYSNLGAVRLELGRHDDAVAAFRKSIDIQPTSSALSNLGTAFFRLRRYEEAADAYRRAISLTPDDYRFWIHLGDAIRWGAGNAGAEEAYDRAIELAERELALDPRSARTHAQLGVALAKRGRISEARAHSAKAVSLDPEDPDVRYDQAVVANLGGDYSQATSLLRSLIDEGWGLDQIKTDPELANLKIFASKDASSPNRRKENS, encoded by the coding sequence ATGGGCCGCGTCTGGCTGGCCGAGGATGCGACACTCGGCCGGAAGATCGCCATCAAGACGCTGACCGACGCCCTCCAGTCGAGCCAGGCCGCCCTTCAACGCTTCGAGCGGGAAGCCCGATCCGCCTCGGCCCTCAACCACCCCAACGTGATCACCATTTATGAGCTCTCGCTCTCCGGAGACCCCGTATGGATCGCGATGGAGCTGGTCGATGGTGACAGTCTGCGCCAGGTGATCGCGGCCGAGGCTCCGCTCTCCCTCCGCCGAACCCTACAGATCGTTTCCCAGATCGCGGACGGACTCGCTGCCGCTCACGAGAAGGGAATCGTCCATCGCGATCTGAAGCCCGAGAACATCATGATCTCGAAGGACGGCTTCGTGAAAGTCCTCGACTTCGGTCTGGCGAAGCCGCTTCCACTGCCCGATTCGGACGATTCAACCGTCTCCCCGGGCCACTCCACGCACCCAGGGACAATTGTCGGCACGGTCGCTTACATGTCGCCGGAACAGGCACGAGGTGGAGTCGCCGACTTCCGATCCGACCAGTTCGCCCTCGGAATCATCCTCTACGAGATGTTGACGGGACGCCGCCCCTTCCACCGCGCATCCGCCGCCGAGACCCTCACGGCGATCATCCGCGAGGATCCGGAACCTCTGGCATCTCTCGCTCCGGACTCTCCGGCGCCATTGCGCTGGGTCGTCGACCGCTGCCTGCAGAAGGACCCCCGGGGACGGTACGCGAGCACTCGCGATCTCGAGCGCGATCTTCAAAATCTCCGAACTCATCTTTCTGACGCATCGAACCCCGACGTTTCGCTTCCGGCATCGAACAAGGGAGCACTGCCACGGTCGAAAGTCCTCGCCGCAACAGCGATCGTCCTCGTGCTCGTAATTGCCATGGGTTGGTTCCTCACCGGGGAGACGGAGCCACCGATTCTCACTCCTGCACCCATGAGCGCGGATTCCAATACCCGTTATCTATCGGTGCTTCCCTTCGCCGACACTTCCGATCAGAGCGAGACGGCGCTCATTGCACAGGGGCTGTCGGCCATGCTGCGAGCCGACCTCTCGCGGGTTTCCGGCCTCCAGGTCGTGAGTATCGATTCCACACCCTCCGGCGCTACTGCACTCTCCAGAGCGCGCACCGTGGGTGCGACGCTCGCTCTCGACGGAACCCTGCAGCAGCTCGACGACCAGATTCGAGTCAGCTGGTCGATTCTGTCGGTGCCAGACGGCCGGGTCGTTTCGGGCGATACCGTGACCGGATCCTCCAAGGACCTCTTCGCGATCGAAGATCAGATATCGAACCGCATCACACGCTTTCTCGACGTCCAGGGCCGGCCCTCTGCCCCTGACCCGGTCGAGATCGAGAGCCCGGATCATCAGCTCGAATATCTCAAGGCGGTCGGATACCTTCAGCGTTACGACAACGAAGCATCGATTGACGGAGCCATTCGGATCCTCGAGACACTCTCCGAAGACTCCGCGATCGTGCAGGCTGCGCTCGGACGGGCATATCTGCACAAGTTTCAGCTGACCCGGGATCCCGCCTGGGCGGACCTTGCGGTCAGGGCCTGCGAGCGGGCGGCGACGATCGATCCTCAGAACCCCGAGGTTCGCGTCACGCTGGGAGAGGTGAGGCTGCTGAACGGACGGCTCGAAGAGGCAGCGGATCAGTTCAGACGAGCGGTCGCACAGCAGCCGAACCTGACCTCCGCCCACCTGGGACTGGCGGCTGCGGTCCGCAGGCTCGGCAACCTCGAGGAGGCCGAACGCCATTACCGTCGGGCTCTCGCACTCGAGCCTGGTTCCTGGGTGGTGCACAACCATTTCGGAGCTTTCAACTTTGGCATCGGCAATCTGGAATTGGCGGAGAGTGAATTCACCCGGGTCGTCGAGCTCAGTCCGGACAACTCACGCGGCTACTCCAACCTCGGTGCGGTACGGCTCGAGCTGGGGCGGCACGATGACGCCGTCGCCGCATTCCGCAAATCGATCGACATTCAGCCGACCAGCTCAGCGCTGTCAAACCTCGGAACCGCGTTCTTTCGTCTTCGCAGATATGAGGAAGCCGCGGATGCGTACCGCCGCGCCATCTCCCTCACCCCCGACGACTACCGCTTCTGGATCCACCTCGGCGATGCGATCCGATGGGGTGCCGGAAATGCTGGCGCGGAAGAGGCCTACGATCGAGCCATCGAGCTCGCCGAAAGGGAGCTGGCTCTCGACCCCCGATCAGCACGCACGCACGCACAGCTCGGTGTCGCGCTTGCGAAGCGCGGACGAATCTCCGAGGCCCGCGCGCACTCCGCAAAAGCGGTCAGCCTCGATCCCGAGGACCCCGATGTCCGCTACGATCAGGCTGTGGTCGCCAACCTCGGCGGCGACTACTCCCAGGCGACCAGCCTGCTGCGCTCTCTCATCGACGAAGGGTGGGGTCTGGACCAGATCAAAACCGACCCCGAGCTCGCAAATCTGAAGATTTTCGCGTCTAAGGACGCCAGTTCACCCAACCGAAGAAAGGAAAATTCATGA
- the msrA gene encoding peptide-methionine (S)-S-oxide reductase MsrA — protein MTTRTATLAGGCFWGVEELFRDLEGVVDTDVGYTGGDIPDATYELVKTGRTGHAESIRIEFDPSRISYEEILDYFFRLHDPTQVNRQMNDVGSQYRSTIFVHDDEQRKAAEKAIEDLEASGRWSAPIATTIEEAGPFWIAESYHQDYLQKNPGGYTCHWLRD, from the coding sequence ATGACGACCCGGACCGCGACGCTGGCGGGGGGATGTTTCTGGGGAGTCGAAGAGCTCTTCCGTGACCTGGAAGGTGTCGTCGACACCGATGTCGGCTATACGGGTGGGGACATACCGGATGCCACCTACGAACTGGTGAAAACGGGTCGCACCGGACATGCTGAGTCGATTCGGATCGAGTTCGATCCTTCCAGAATCTCGTATGAGGAGATTCTCGACTACTTCTTCCGGCTCCATGACCCCACTCAGGTCAACCGTCAGATGAACGACGTCGGAAGCCAGTACCGGTCGACGATCTTCGTTCACGACGACGAGCAGCGAAAGGCGGCCGAAAAGGCGATTGAGGATCTGGAGGCTTCGGGTCGGTGGTCCGCCCCGATTGCAACGACGATCGAAGAGGCCGGTCCCTTTTGGATCGCGGAGTCCTACCACCAGGACTACCTCCAGAAGAACCCCGGCGGCTACACGTGCCACTGGCTCAGGGATTAG
- a CDS encoding response regulator, whose product MGRCVLIVEDNHDLRRLYAVGLSQRGFEVRLASNGAEAIERARAHTPDIILLDMILPIMDGWEVMDALDMPENPLRIPVIAISGQSPPENLALRKPLVDWLEKPVSLDELEASLNRHLRAQN is encoded by the coding sequence GTGGGAAGGTGCGTCCTCATCGTCGAAGACAATCACGACCTTCGACGTCTTTACGCCGTCGGGCTCAGCCAGAGAGGATTCGAAGTTCGCCTCGCTTCGAATGGCGCTGAGGCAATCGAAAGAGCTCGGGCACATACTCCCGACATCATACTTCTCGACATGATCCTGCCGATCATGGACGGCTGGGAGGTCATGGATGCCCTCGATATGCCCGAAAACCCGCTCCGGATTCCCGTGATCGCAATCAGCGGACAATCGCCGCCCGAGAATCTCGCTCTACGCAAACCCCTGGTCGACTGGCTCGAAAAGCCGGTTTCACTCGACGAGCTCGAAGCCAGCCTGAATCGTCACCTCCGCGCTCAGAACTGA